CTTGTTGCTGCCGGTGGCCAGATGGCCGGTGTAATTGCAATCGCTGATACCATCAAGGATACAACCCGGGATGCCATAACAGAGTTTAAAAAAATGGGGGTCCGGATCGTCATGATCACGGGCGACAACAAGCGGACAGCCGATGCGATTGCCCGCCAGATTGGCATCGACCGGGTAATCGCCGAGGTGTTGCCGCAGGATAAAGAGGCTGAAGTAAAAAAACTCCAGGCACAGGGTGAGGTGGTTGCGTTTGTCGGCGATGGCATCAACGATGCACCCGCACTTGCCCAGGCCGATGTCGGCATTGCAATTGGCAGTGGCACCGATGTCGCCATCGAGAGCGGCGATATCGTCCTGATGAAAGACGATCTGCTCGATGCGGTAGCTGCAGTCCAGTTATCGAAAAAAGTCATGGGCAGGATCAAGGGCAACATCTTCTGGGCGTTTGCATACAATGCAGCGCTCATTCCCGTTGCCGCAGGGGTGCTCTACCCGTCGTTTGGCATTATGTTCCGGCCCGAGCTGGCGGCTCTTGCCATGGCAGCAAGTTCCGTAACGGTAGTCACGCTCTCGCTCCTGCTCACAAAGTATATACCTGACGCCAAGAAAGGGAGATAACTGAGGTGTTGTAGAATGGCAATCGATCCTATCTGTAAGATGACGGTTGATGAGAAGACTGCAAAGTTCACCAGCGAATTCAAAGGGAAGAAATATTATTTCTGTGCACCGGGATGCAAGAAGAAGTTCGATGCAACCCCGGAAAAGTACGCGTGAAAAACCAGGCATACATTCGCCTTCAGCTAATCGCTTCAAATCTTTCTTTTTTTACAAAATCCAGAGAATATTGATATAGAAACAGTCGATAACGTCTGTTCAGCTTATTGTTCAATAGTCAGTAAATCCAGAAAAAAGGCGAAATATGTCGTTTTTCATTATCAATCCTGAACTCTATGCATGGATCATTCTCCCTCTCCTGATCTTTATCGCCCGTGTTGGTGATGTGAGCATGGAGACCATCCGGGTCATCTACATCTCCCGGGGGATCAAGTATCTCGCTCCGATCATCGCTTTCTTTGAAATTATTATCTGGCTGCTTGCCATGGAAGTGGTGATGAGTGACCTGACCAATATTGCAAATTTCTTTGCGTTTGCATTCGGGTTTGCTACGGGAACGTATGTAGGTCTCGTGATTGAGGAGAAGTTATCCATCGGCATGGTTATCCTGCGCATTGTCACGACTGAAGAATCCAATGAAGAGATTGCATCGTTTCTCCGGTCAGAAAATTTTGGCGTCACCAGCCTCGATGCCAAAGGTGCACGGGGCAATGTCAAACTAATCCTCACGCTGGTCAATCGTACTGACCTGCCCCGGATAACAGAATACCTCCGGACAAATACTCCCCACTCATTTTTTTCCATCGAGGATATCCGGTACGCAAACGAAGGAGTATTCCGCCCGAAAAAATCCGGTGCCCTTTCCGGGTTCTTTCATGCAATTGTCAATACGGGAAAGAAAAAATAATTTTTTTTAACAAGGGCACTGCCAAAATCCCGGCAGGTTAATATCCCCGCACGGATAAGTTAATTTCCACCGGCACCAAGTGAACTAACAGATGACCGCGTAGAAACGCAAAAAGTGACGTCTGGTATACACTCATGAAAACTGATATGCCCTTATCAAAACCCATTCGCCGTTTTATCAATACTACCGAGGAACTTCTTGATACCGAGATATCGCTGCTCCGCCAGCCGGATGCAGAGCCGGGCGGTACACTCGTTGATGTCTATTCCTACGAGATTGACCGGAATGTCATTATTTTTCCTGCGCAATATGTCGGGCTCTTAAAGGATTTTATCATTGCAAAACACTGCACTCACCTGATGATCAAAGGAGCGGCAGCAAAAAAAGGAACCTATCATGTCTGTTCCTATACCGGGGATTCTGTCTATCGGGGAATGCGCCAGATCTACCTCGATGCGTTAAAGGATGAGGCCGGTAAGAAGAACAAACTCCCCGTCCAGAAACTCATCCAGATGCTGTTCCTCCTCTACTCTCACTTTAACGAGGACATCAATGAGCTTCCCTGGAACGCGATCATTAATGCCAGTGTGTATCACCGCATGTCCAAGATACGCAAGACACAGCTCTACAATGTCATGAAAGAGAGCAAGAACGATATGGATGAGATGATCGATCAGGAGGAGATCATTCCCCGCCGGTACTTTGTTTTGAACAAGGCCATGTTTTATGCCCGGGACATGTTTCTTGCAAAAACCCTTCCTGCCGATGAATTGATGCCCGTTCTCAACATTCCCCAGATGAAAAAATTCAATCACCTTGAGGTCAAGGAGATGCTCACCACCCGGTGGACCCACACTGCCTGGTACCAGTCGAAGGTTTTTGGGGACAATATGCTTGAGATTATGGAAAAGCCTCTCTCCCTGGTCAACTGGAATGCAGATCCGACGCTCGATTATTATTATGATCTCTATAAAGTAGGGGTCAACCTTTCCGATCGTCTTCTCTCGTATATGACCATGAAGGACTGGTACGTCTGGGAATCTCCCCAGCACCTGCTCGAGGCCCATGAAAACAAAGGGCTGTATGAAAAGGATGCGGTGAAAAAAATATTCGGGGATCTGGTAACCGATACGTGGGGGGGTTCATGACCGTAAAAGAGGCCGTTGAGTTATTAAAAAAAGGGTTCTCTTATGCCAGGAGGACCAAATACAAGGAGGCGCTTGCCTACTATAACAAGGCAATTTCTCTTGATCCGAACAATCCCGAAGGCTGGTGCCTCAGGGGATCCCTTCTCATTGAGACCGGTAAAAGCAGTGAAGCGCTTGCTGACTGCGAAAAGGCTATTGCTCTTAACCAGAATTATTCTGATGCATGGACCAAGAAGAGTCTTGCGCTCTACAATCTTGAACGGTATGAAGATTCCCTGTTTGCCAGTACCCGGGCTTCATCCTTAAACGGGAACGATGTAACTGCCTGGTACCTTAAAGGGGTCTGTCTTGACGAACTGGACAGGAGCGATGAAGCACAGGTTGCCTATGGTAAATCTCTCGAACTTGAGATTATTTTAGATATTGAATCCGAGAGAAAAAAAGTTGGCAGATAATTTTATTTCTTTTCTCTCTCATCCCCGAGAACGTATCTCCTAAAATAAAACTGCTGCCACGGTCAGGTTTTTTTTGTCCCTTGCAAAACCATTATGCCGATAGAAACCAAGAACATCGATTGAACGGAGGTTTCTGTATGATATCAAAGACTATGGAAGATGCATTAAACAAACAGGTAAACCGGGAGTATTACTCCGCATACCTGTATCTTGCAATGTCAGCCTACTTCGAATCCGCCAACCTGAAGGGTTTTGCAAAATGGATGCGAATCCAGGCAAAAGAAGAGCAGTCTCACGGGGACAAAATTTTAGATTATCTTATGGCACGGAGTGGAAAGGTCACTCTTGGTGCGATTGAAGCACCGAAGGCAAAATGGGCGTCTGCCGGCCAGGTCTTTGAAGAGGTCTATGCCCATGAGCAGAAGGTAACCGGCATGATCCATGCACTGGTGGATCTTGCTATTAAGGAAAAGGATCACGCAACCTTTGAGATGCTCCAGTGGTTTGTGAAAGAACAGGTCGAAGAAGAGGAGCATTCGCTTGCAATCCTTGAACAGATCAAGTGCGTTGGCGATGTGCCCGGCCACCTCTTCTACCTTGATCACGAACTTGGCAAGCGGGGATAAATCCCCCCTTTTTTTCACAGAATTCTTTGGCCCCGCTCTGATGCGTCCGGCAATATTAGCGTCCACACGATTCTTCCCATCGCAGCACTCCCCGGAATAAACGATGGAATATTGATGCTGTTTTTCTGGCTGTCACCGATGGATTATTCTCTTTTCAGGTTTTAACCTCCACCCGGTGGAAAAAATCATGAAAAGTCCGGTCTATTTTGCGAGCCTCAGGGCACATTCCGATCAGGAATGTACAACAGCCAAGGTGCGGCGGCTCTTTGAGCGTGCGGGATTTCCTGAACTCATTGCTCCTCATGACAAGACAGCACTCAAACTTCATTTCGGTGAGATGGGTAATGACGGGTTCATCAGCCCGGTCTATATCCGGCAGGTTGTGGAAAAGGTAAAAGAGTGCGGGGCATTGCCCTTCCTTACCGATACTAATACTCTCTATCTCGGGAGTCGTTCAAACGCGGTGGAGCATATCACGACTGCGATCCTGCACGGGTTTGATTTTGCAGTTTGCGGAGCTCCCGTCATTATCGCAGACGGGCTTTCAGGCAAAAATGTTGCCCGGGTTGAGATCGGCAAAAAACATTTCAGCACGGTTTCGATCGCCGGTGATATTGCTGCGGCTGACAGCATGGTTGTCCTGAGTCATTTCAAGGGACATATTGTATCCGGGTTTGGCGGTGCAATCAAGAATCTTGCCATGGGGTGTGCTCCCCCGGAAGGAAAACGTGCCCAGCACAATGCCCGCCCGTTCACGCTCGCTGAAAATTGTACCGGGTGCGGCTCATGCACGGAGGTCTGCCCGAAGTCAGCGATCCGCATTGAAGACGCCAAATCGGTGATCGATCAGGAACTCTGCATTGGTTGTTTTGAGTGTATGCATGCCTGCCCGGAACATGCGATCGATATCGACTGGGAGACCGAGATTCCGGAATTTATGGAACGGATGGTTGAATATGCGTATGGCGCCACGAAAGGAAAAGAGAAGAAGATCGGGTACATGAATTTCTTAATCCGCATCACTCCTGACTGTGACTGTTTCCCGTTCAGCGATGCCCCGATTGTCCCGGACATCGGCATCCTCGCCTCGCTTGACCCGGTTGCTATTGATGCCGCAAGTTTTGACCTGGTCAACCAGCAGCAGGGTTTTACTGATACCCTCCTTACGGCTCATCATCACGCAGGTGAAGACAAATTCAAAGGTGTCCATGCCCAGACCGATGGGTTCCGGCAGATCCAATACGCAGAAGAGATTGGTCTGGGCAACCGCGCTTATGATCTGATCAGGATCTAAATTTTTCCAAATTTTGATTTTCCAATTTTTAATAATTTTTTGCAAATTTTGCATTTTTAGATCCCATTTTATGTAAAAATGGGGTGGAACTGTATTGCCATCGCGATCTAAAAGCGTAATCGTTATTAAGGGGTGGAAAGCAAGCGCTTATTAGCGAACAGATTTTAACTAAAACTTAGTTTGAGATCTTCGCTCAAACATTCCCTTTCGTGTTTAACAAGGGACAGTCCGTTATGATAATGGAGTGTTTTTAATGAATCTTCGACAGCCAAATGCAAATGAAGCAAACGGGACCGTGAACCGGTCACGGAGTGTTGCTCCGTGCTCAGGTATCTGTACCCGGTGCATTGATGGATGTAAAGGCAGCTGTGAGATCTGGTTATCATCGTTCAGGGGCAGGGAAGTACTCTATCCCGGTCCGTTCGGTGAGATCACCGCAGGTGCCGACAAGAATTACCC
The sequence above is drawn from the Methanomicrobiales archaeon HGW-Methanomicrobiales-1 genome and encodes:
- a CDS encoding YHS domain-containing protein translates to MAIDPICKMTVDEKTAKFTSEFKGKKYYFCAPGCKKKFDATPEKYA
- a CDS encoding ferritin; the encoded protein is MISKTMEDALNKQVNREYYSAYLYLAMSAYFESANLKGFAKWMRIQAKEEQSHGDKILDYLMARSGKVTLGAIEAPKAKWASAGQVFEEVYAHEQKVTGMIHALVDLAIKEKDHATFEMLQWFVKEQVEEEEHSLAILEQIKCVGDVPGHLFYLDHELGKRG
- a CDS encoding 4Fe-4S ferredoxin produces the protein MKSPVYFASLRAHSDQECTTAKVRRLFERAGFPELIAPHDKTALKLHFGEMGNDGFISPVYIRQVVEKVKECGALPFLTDTNTLYLGSRSNAVEHITTAILHGFDFAVCGAPVIIADGLSGKNVARVEIGKKHFSTVSIAGDIAAADSMVVLSHFKGHIVSGFGGAIKNLAMGCAPPEGKRAQHNARPFTLAENCTGCGSCTEVCPKSAIRIEDAKSVIDQELCIGCFECMHACPEHAIDIDWETEIPEFMERMVEYAYGATKGKEKKIGYMNFLIRITPDCDCFPFSDAPIVPDIGILASLDPVAIDAASFDLVNQQQGFTDTLLTAHHHAGEDKFKGVHAQTDGFRQIQYAEEIGLGNRAYDLIRI